Proteins found in one Populus alba chromosome 14, ASM523922v2, whole genome shotgun sequence genomic segment:
- the LOC118062587 gene encoding E3 ubiquitin-protein ligase SIRP1-like, with the protein MAARYWCHMCSQMVNPIMGVEIKCPFCQNGFIEDMIDSTGDNQVPDSEFGSDRALSLWAPILLGMVGNSHRRRRLRRVEYEEDEDGNDDGEANHAGEPEFEREIESFMRRRRRSRRNSATILQLLQGIRAGILVSESENLEGDRDRDRVRDMDRERERVILINPFNQSIIVQGSYDSNNVQNQNQNAIGSLGDYVIGPGLDLLLQHLAENDPNRYGTPPAQKEAIEALPTVTVKEPLQCSVCLDDFEIVAEAREMPCKHKFHSGCILPWLELHSSCPVCRHQLPADESKLDSERSRNAFDQRDSESNISNGINVEEGDGEARSGNGRRFSFPWPFNSLFSSSSGSQSGRSHPSSTASSSNAPGSASQTDEN; encoded by the coding sequence ATGGCTGCACGCTACTGGTGCCATATGTGCTCTCAAATGGTAAATCCCATCATGGGAGTTGAGATCAAATGCCCTTTTTGCCAAAATGGTTTCATTGAAGATATGATTGATAGCACTGGGGATAATCAGGTCCCTGACTCTGAATTTGGATCTGATCGTGCCCTCTCCCTTTGGGCCCCAATCTTGCTTGGCATGGTGGGAAATTCCCATCGTCGTAGAAGGCTTAGAAGGGTGGAGTATGAAGAAGATGAGGACGGAAATGATGATGGTGAAGCAAACCATGCAGGAGAACCTGAATTTGAGCGTGAAATAGAATCATtcatgaggaggaggaggaggagcagaAGAAACTCAGCAACAATATTGCAATTGCTTCAAGGAATTCGTGCTGGAATTTTGGTATCTGAATCCGAGAACTTGGAAGGAGATAGGGACAGGGATAGGGTTAGGGATATGGACAGGGAAAGAGAGCGTGTCATTTTGATCAATCCATTTAATCAAAGTATCATTGTTCAGGGTTCTTATGATTCAAACAATGTTCAAAACCAGAATCAAAATGCAATTGGGTCATTAGGTGATTATGTCATTGGACCTGGCTTGGATTTGTTATTGCAGCACTTGGCAGAGAATGATCCTAATAGATATGGAACTCCACCAGCTCAAAAGGAAGCCATTGAGGCATTGCCTACTGTAACTGTTAAGGAGCCTTTGCAGTGTTCAGTGTGCTTGGATGATTTTGAGATTGTTGCTGAGGCAAGGGAAATGCCATGTAAGCACAAGTTTCATAGTGGGTGTATATTGCCATGGCTGGAGCTTCATAGCTCCTGTCCAGTTTGCAGGCATCAGTTGCCTGCTGACGAGTCCAAGCTTGATTCTGAGAGATCTAGAAATGCCTTTGATCAGAGGGACAGTGAAAGTAATATTAGTAATGGAATTAATGTTGAAGAGGGAGATGGGGAAGCAAGAAGTGGAAATGGGAGAAGGTTTTCCTTTCCATGGCCTTTCAATAgtttattttcatcttcatctGGTTCTCAATCTGGTAGAAGCCATCCATCCTCAACAGCATCCTCCTCAAATGCACCAGGAAGTGCTTCTCAAACAGATGAGAATTGA